The nucleotide sequence cacccgggatccaaaccagcgaaccctgggccgccgaagcagaatgtgcacatttaaccgctgtgccaccgcgCCGGGCCCTCAgctgcttatttttttcccctgttttacaagaaaataaaaagagaaagaaccttAAAATCCATTGATGGTATGTAAGACAATGAAATAATTAAGGATATCTTgtagtttattgttttttttattagTCATCTTTAGAGTTAAAAAACACCTGACATGGGTGTTTAAATAAGTTCTTTACACATGGCATCTTATTAACTAACCCAGCAACCAGGTAAAGAAGCGATTGTCCACCTTTACTGATGTGTGAACTGAGGACTGAAGTGGTCATGTTCTGAAAGGCAGTCCCTGAGGAGGCGCGTCTCCAGGGCCAGCACATTCCTTTTCCACTGGCAGTAAATTGACTTATCGAACTCATTTGcataaatgattaaaattgtACATGGAAGGGAAGTCTACTTTACCCTGGAGAAgtagaatatttccattttcagacATTTCCTCAGATACACTTTGTTCTGTTGTCTAGAGGCTCTTCTTACGCAGGTGTTGGGTTTTTTCTGTAATTGTTACATGATCGGGAATGCAGGAATAACTTATTAAAATGGCAAGCATTTGAATAGTTTTTCTAAACTGTTATGAAATGTTAGTTACAGAAACCCCCGAACCGGCAATGACTAGTGGTGTGTATAGGCCTCCCGGAGCCCGGTTAACCACAACAAGGAAAACCCCACAAGGACCGCCAGAGATATACAGCGACACGCAGTTCCCATCCCTGCAGTCCACTGCCAAGCACGTAGAGAGCCGGAAGTGAGTACTGCGCTCTGACTGCGCTTTGTTCTGGAGCTCAGTCGCTTGTAGGGGATGAGATGAGATGTGGGGGTTACTCCTTGGTAAAGCCCAGGCTGCAGCTGAAAGGCGGCTGAGAATTAGGCTGGGGCTTGTGTGCCcaggatgggggaagggggggtgggcCCTGGAGGAGGCGAGGGGAGGGGCCGCCAAAGACAGACTTCGTCTGCGAAAGTCTCCCATCCCTGGGCTGTGTTCTGTAGTGATGACAAGTCTCATCCGGTtagaattcttcatttctttataagTACATTATTGCTGGTTTATATTCCTTATACAGAAACTAGAAAAGTAAGAGCAATGTTTCATTGTGTTCCCAGTTGCTGTGAATAGGTGACAGATACTGGCATTTATAaatctaatattaaaataatcttatttcaGCAGGTACTTAAAATGAATGCTACCTGGAGTTAAATGACCACATATGGCACATCCACATCTTACTTAGGGacgtgaatttttaaaagtaaataaaatgggaagaatgtaAATGACATCAGATGGAAATACTGTTTTTTTGGGTCGCTTTTAAAGTAAATCCCAGCCTTTTTGCCTCTGAGAGCACAACTGGTTTGAATTTAAACCTCCACTCGGACTTGTTCCTCTGCTCTGTCCTACAAAATGGGAGCCGTGACTCACCACTCGTCTTTATGTGATCCACTCCCATAAAGTAGTGAGGAGAAATCACTGAATAATGGATAGAACTTTACTTGAATGAGGAAATAGTTGCCCTTACTTAACacataaagaaagagagatgcaTTGTCTATCATTTGCAAAAAAGTAGAAGGAATCACCATGTCATTAGATGGCTTTCTAACTTTGTGTCTGTCTTCAAGTTGGTCCCAAAATAGGTTTGCAATTCATAGTATTCAGATTCGCTCCCACAGAAAACAGGACCGTAGAGCTTCAGTGAAGAATGCTGTGTTTTCTGTTCAATTGAAGCCTTAAAAATGGTCTGGTTAAGATTTTATATACCAGTTttctcctcctgtcccctcccttgAGATTCTTCTAAGGGatgaccttttcttttttaaattcacagaTGAGTATTTTCAGAACAACTTAGTgaagaggaaatatttactgATGACATTTCTTTTCCCTTAGGGATAAAGGGATGCAGAAGAGCTTTGAAGTAGTCAGACACAGAACTAGACGTAGGGATGAGGTTTCAGGAAGCCAGGCCCCTACACTGCAGCTAGACAACCGGTGTGCTGTGCTGGGAGGTCAGAGGAGCAGCTGCGCACAGTCCAGTTAAGGACTGGTCTTGGCTCACCCCGCTAGGATAGCTAGACCACAGCTCACGCCAGGAGCAGCCCTCCGTCAGCCCGTCTCTGCTGGATCTCCACCCGAGGCAGACCACTCGCTAGAAGCGACCGGCCCGTTGTGCTGTGGAAGCTCCCCGCTCTCTCTGTGTGTTGGATTTAGGGGGGTTTTCCTTGTAGAAATGTGTGAACTAGATTCAGCAGTGTTCTTTCATAATTGCTCTgcaaatacaaagcaaaaacaaaagctgcAGCCAGTGGTCATTTCGAAATCTTTTTGTGTTCAGATACTGAGCCTTCACAAGGGTTGACTACCTCAGGTTTGCTGCACTCGTTGTGGACTTCGCATGGATCACAGCTTCTGGATGAGGAGGTTACAGCTGTTAGGTGTCGATGTGAAACTTGAAACCAGCTCTACTGGATTCCTATCAGAAATCCTGCAGAAAGTCAGCCATTGGGGTTCTGATCTGCTGTAAAAGGAAGATTTAAGTGACCTTAATTAACCTGTCCTGTGCCCCACCCTTCAGGAGCGCTCTGTCTGGGCTGTGGCTGTCTTAGACTTCCGGAACATGCGGCTTTCAAAGGAACTGATGTGTTCAGATAATCTGTATAGGGCTGtgatttataatttaaacttTGAGTTGTATTCTGAGGTAACCACAAATTAAATGCAACCAAACTTGGGTCCACCAAgtgggaaagggggtgggggagggaataatcttgtttcttttagtaattttttatttgggtAGTGCTTTTTCTGTGTTCCACTTTAAGGCCTTTTTTTGCTTTGACTTGGAATGAGTCCTTTGACGGAGCATATTGCTTGGTTAAGTAAGTAACCTGAAATATGCATTAGAATTGGGAAATGTCTCGTGGATTTGCCAATCCCTAGAGTGGAACCAAATAGCCTTTTTTATAAAGGGGTGGATGCAGGGGGCTCTCCTTCAGGTGCTGCTACGGCCTCCTCTGATCAGGTCTGAACGGTAGGTGGACTGCAGCGGAACCAGTGTGCTTCGCTCCGGCCGAGGGATTCGCTGACCTGCCCTTAAAGAGTCAGAGCAACGTGTGCGGAATCGCAACCTCAACCCCACTTAAGTGTCAGGGATCTTGCCTGATCTTTGACAAGAATTCCAG is from Equus przewalskii isolate Varuska chromosome 15, EquPr2, whole genome shotgun sequence and encodes:
- the CDV3 gene encoding protein CDV3 homolog isoform X6, giving the protein MQISEKEEEDNEKREDPGDNWEEGGGGGGGVEKSSGPWNKTAPVQAPPAPGIVTETPEPAMTSGVYRPPGARLTTTRKTPQGPPEIYSDTQFPSLQSTAKHVESRNRYLK
- the CDV3 gene encoding protein CDV3 homolog isoform X7, whose protein sequence is MQISEKEEEDNEKREDPGDNWEEGGGGGGGVEKSSGPWNKTAPVQAPPAPGIVTETPEPAMTSGVYRPPGARLTTTRKTPQGPPEIYSDTQFPSLQSTAKHVESRKYLK
- the CDV3 gene encoding protein CDV3 homolog isoform X8 codes for the protein MQISEKEEEDNEKREDPGDNWEEGGGGGGGVEKSSGPWNKTAPVQAPPAPGIVTETPEPAMTSGVYRPPGARLTTTRKTPQGPPEIYSDTQFPSLQSTAKHVESRKY
- the CDV3 gene encoding protein CDV3 homolog isoform X5; protein product: MQISEKEEEDNEKREDPGDNWEEGGGGGGGVEKSSGPWNKTAPVQAPPAPGIVTETPEPAMTSGVYRPPGARLTTTRKTPQGPPEIYSDTQFPSLQSTAKHVESRKDKGMQKSFEVVRHRTRRRDEVSGSQAPTLQLDNRCAVLGGQRSSCAQSS